In Pyrus communis chromosome 1, drPyrComm1.1, whole genome shotgun sequence, the following are encoded in one genomic region:
- the LOC137738591 gene encoding uncharacterized protein isoform X2: MENRVENSHGTEIPEKSRSLDLKTLYKSRSRKGVENKSLKRKVSAEDGDENGGKTKKSKKEASLSSLKNVNTSSKKSLDKVFRSGLSSGSHDPEALKSGSSERLDSSSGLNGVSSLSLNNKVIQIPRRKRGFVGRKKFDGGHAHKLPDESAGKVGVIDQTNQTATLNGDDLGAQAESLKVKRKKGLHEFKENINSELNSAPHAKKEDVPTSHSAVSNGDSSLKKSRRNRRKRKDLAPHSKSSEKEAEPLVDGSTEEGHDLQEDDEENLEQNAARMLSSRFDPSCTGFSSNNKASVNGLSFLLSSEQDFGSHRSKSISGSESNSVDNSGRVLRPRKQHNEKGHSRKRRHFYEVFFGNLDAYWVLNQRIKVFWPLDHSWYYGLVNDYDKEKKLHHVKYDDRDEEWIDLQNERFKLLLLPSEVPGKTEQKKSKVRNRSPDERKGDMKCRKEKKKRNLTSEDGSRIGSYMDTEPIISWLARSTGRVKSSSCAVKKQKTSGLSLKSVPPLSDEGATLHESLGDGSFRRDKNKKFGRSCDDVRQEKSTSQGSTSLKDSKMPIVYFRRRLRKNESELSHTSEDDQASAGKPGSLYDFLGSLDANGPLWSIDDAGLLKLTPPRIEPGRVTFELGLPVHSITNDSFGVEFRLFRAAMLCRYGAVVISWPKVYLEMLFVDNVVGLRFLLFEGCLKQAVAFVFLVLSLFHQPNDQGKSIDFRLPATSIRFKFSCVQHLGKQLVFAFYNFLEVKNSKWKYLDSQLMSHCLLTKKLPLSECTYDSIKALQNGRNQSPFMSLCVHSSFVKGTQRRSRQSINFMGGSRESTSVNISHPTSRNDELCRKLPPLALSFAAAPTFFISLHLKLLMENCVANICFGDRDSVEHVENSGSMLAVDWSIVEDFISGGSKITPQKNLKAPPSNATSNGSCAKPDAENAISVCHGARTNSSQHFQNGGLDVSVSSGGTGVLEKTGTDEVVQSKALQSHHPESDQCSLSPRPLVGRDKSDTDSQSFPNGLTVEIPSFDRYEKPVDKEVQGAQQPTEFSWNMNGSIIPSPNPTAPRSTGHRNRINSSLGHLSHNWSDGTDLFHNGFGSGPKKPRTQVSYTLPYGGFDFSSKQRNLQKGLPHKRIRRANNEKRSSDASRGSQRNLELLSCEANVLVNGSDRGWRECGAHVVLELFDHNEWKLAVKISGTTKYSYKAHQFLQPGTTNRYTHAMMWKGGRDWNWGLEFPDRSQWALFREMHEECYNRNIRSASVKNIPIPGVRLIEESDDNLTEISFLRSSAKYFRQIETDVEMALDPSRVLYDMDSDDEQWILQFQNSSEVHNCGSTEIEDEMFEKTMDMFEKAAFDQHEFTSEEIEELVDGAGVGPMDVILSIYEHWQQKRLRKGMPLIRHLQPPSWERYQQQVKEWEQAMIKTNTTLPNGCHGKPSSVEKPPMFAFCLKPRGLEVPNKGSKQRSQRKFSVSGHNGVMLGDHDGRRSNGFAFGDERVVYPGHNYDSLEDSPLSQTLPGVFSPRDAANMLMSNDGFGRNRLRRIHRSKSKKYGRMVSSVGPQMVSSYSPRVVRNRNEVHRWNAGLPDWSSQRYYQPEVSPRHGMGLLDDSDLDEFRLRDASGAAQHAHKMARLKRDKAQRLFYRADQAIHRAVVSLVTAEAIKTSSEDSSDDEE; encoded by the exons ATGGAAAATAGAGTAGAGAACTCACATGGCACTGAAATTCCTGAAAAATCGAGATCTCTGGATCTTAAAACTTTGTATAAATCAAGAAGTAGGAAAGGTGTCGAAAACAAGAGCTTGAAGAGAAAAGTTAGTGCCGAGGATGGCGATGAGAACGGGGGCAAGACGAAGAAGAGTAAGAAAGAGGCTTCTCTTAgtagtttgaagaatgttaataCCAGTAGCAAGAAGAGTTTAGATAAAGTGTTTCGTAGCGGGTTGAGTTCTGGTTCACATGATCCGGAGGCATTGAAATCTGGGTCGAGCGAGAGATTGGATAGCAGTAGTGGGTTGAATGGTGTTTCGTCACTTAGTTTGAATAATAAGGTCATTCAAATCCCGAGGCGTAAACGGGGTTTTGTagggaggaagaaatttgatggTGGTCACGCTCACAAGCTGCCAGATGAGTCTGCTGGTAAAGTGGGTGTCATTGATCAGACAAATCAGACAGCTACGTTAAATGGTGATGATTTAGGTGCTCAAGCAGAGTCCTTGAAGGTTAAGCGAAAAAAGGGTCTTCATGAATTTAAAGAAAACATAAATAGTGAGTTGAATTCAGCACCACATGCTAAGAAAGAAGACGTTCCTACAAGTCATTCGGCTGTAAGCAATGGGGATTCATCTTTGAAGAAGTCTCGGAGGAATCGTAGGAAGAGGAAGGATTTGGCACCTCACAGTAAAAGTTCTGAAAAGGAAGCTGAGCCTTTGGTTGATGGTTCTACGGAAGAAGGCCACGATTTACAAGAAGATGATGAGGAGAATCTTGAACAGAATGCTGCAAGGATGCTTTCATCAAGGTTTGATCCTAGCTGCACTGGGTTTTCTTCAAACAACAAGGCTTCTGTAAATGGGTTGTCTTTTTTGTTATCTTCTGAACAGGATTTTGGTAGTCATAGGTCAAAGTCTATTTCTGGGTCAGAATCTAATTCGGTTGATAATTCTGGTAGAGTATTGAGGCCGAGGAAACAGCACAATGAAAAGGGACATTCAAGGAAGAGGCGCCATTTCTATGAAGTtttctttgggaacttggaTGCTTACTGGGTGTTGAACCAGAGAATCAAAGTCTTCTGGCCTCTAGACCACAGTTGGTACTATGGTCTTGTGAATGACTATGACAAGGAAAAAAAACTTCATCATGTGAAGTACGATGATCGGGATGAAGAATGGATTGACCTTCAAAATGAGAGGTTCAAGCTCTTGTTACTCCCTAGTGAAGTTCCCGGTAAGACAGAGCAGAAAAAATCAAAGGTGAGGAATAGAAGTCCTGATGAGAGAAAAGGAGACATGAAatgcagaaaagaaaagaaaaagagaaacttGACTTCAGAGGACGGTAGCCGCATAGGCAGCTATATGGACACTGAACCCATTATTTCATGGTTGGCGCGATCTACGGGTCGGGTCAAGTCATCCTCCTGTGCTGTGAAGAAGCAAAAAACATCTGGTCTGTCTTTAAAGTCTGTGCCGCCATTGTCAGATGAAGGTGCCACTTTGCATGAATCTTTGGGTGACGGCTCCTTTAGAagggataaaaataaaaaatttggcaGATCATGTGATGATGTGAGGCAAGAAAAGTCTACCTCTCAGGGCAGCACTAGCCTCAAAGATAGCAAAATGCCTATTGTTTACTTTCGAAGGCGGCTTCGGAAGAATGAGTCTGAATTGTCTCATACATCCGAGGATGACCAGGCCTCTGCGGGTAAGCCTGGGTCACTGTATGATTTCTTGGGAAGCTTGGATGCCAATGGACCATTGTGGTCTATTGATGATGCAGGACTGCTGAAATTAACTCCTCCACGGATAGAACCAGGAAGAGTTACTTTTGAGTTAGGCCTTCCAGTGCATTCAATTACTAATGATTCTTTTGGAGTAGAGTTTCGGTTGTTTCGTGCTGCAATGCTGTGTAGGTATGGTGCAGTGGTGATTTCATGGCCAAAGGTTTACTTGGAGATGCTTTTTGTTGACAATGTAGTTGGACTGAGATTTCTGTTGTTTGAAGGTTGCTTGAAGCAGGCTGTggcctttgtttttcttgtccTGTCATTGTTTCATCAACCCAATGACCAGGGGAAGTCTATTGATTTCCGGTTACCAGCAACTTCAATCAGGTTCAAATTCTCCTGTGTTCAGCATCTTGGGAAGCAACTTGTGTTTGCATTCTACAACTTTTTGGaagtaaaaaattcaaagtggAAGTACCTAGACTCGCAACTTATGAGCCATTGTTTGCTTACCAAGAAACTGCCCCTGTCTGAATGCACTTATGATAGTATTAAAGCACTTCAAAATGGAAGAAATCAATCACCTTTTATGTCTCTTTGTGTGCATTCCTCCTTTGTCAAG GGTACACAGAGGAGGTCCAGGCAGAGTATTAACTTCATGGGTGGTTCCAGGGAATCTACATCTGTAAATATTAGTCATCCTACTTCTCGTAATGATGAGCTATGCCGAAAACTTCCTCCACTTGCCCTCTCCTTTGCTGCAGCACCTACGTTCTTCATTAGTTTGCATCTTAAACTGCTCATGGAAAATTGTGTTGCTAATATCTGCTTTGGCGACCGTGATTCAGTGGAGCATGTTGAAAACTCTGGCAGTATGTTGGCAGTTGACTGGTCTATCGTCGAGGACTTTATTAGCGGAGGTTCGAAAATTACTCCTCAGAAAAATTTGAAGGCTCCACCAAGTAATGCTACTTCTAATGGGTCCTGTGCCAAACCAGATGCTGAAAATGCTATTTCTGTATGCCATGGAGCTCGGACAAATTCATCTCAGCATTTCCAAAATGGTGGTCTTGATGTTTCTGTATCCTCTGGTGGAACTGGTGTCCTTGAAAAGACTGGAACAGATGAAGTTGTACAGTCGAAGGCATTGCAAAGCCATCATCCAGAGTCAGATCAATGTTCTTTATCCCCAAGGCCTTTGGTTGGTAGAGACAAGTCCGACACTGATTCCCAATCTTTTCCGAATGGTCTCACTGTTGAAATTCCATCATTTGACCGATATGAGAAGCCTGTGGATAAGGAGGTGCAAGGTGCTCAACAGCCTACAGAATTTTCTTGGAATATGAATGGTAGCATTATCCCCAGCCCTAACCCCACTGCTCCCAGAAGTACAGGGCACCGAAATAGAATTAATTCATCACTTGGACACCTCTCACATAATTGGTCTGATGGAACTGATCTTTTCCATAATGGTTTTGGCAGTGGACCAAAGAAGCCGCGAACTCAGGTGTCCTACACTTTGCCTTATGGAGGTTTTGATTTTAGTTCGAAGCAAAGAAACCTTCAGAAGGGTCTTCCTCATAAACGAATCAGGAGGGCTAATAATGAGAAGAGGTCATCAGATGCTTCCAGAGGTTCCCAAAGAAACTTGGAGCTCTTATCATGCGAGGCAAATGTGTTAGTCAATGGCAGTGACAGAGGGTGGAGGGAATGTGGGGCCCATGTTGTATTAGAGCTTTTTGATCATAATGAGTGGAAGCTTGCTGTAAAAATTTCAGGGACTACAAAGTACTCATACAAAGCACATCAATTTTTGCAGCCTGGGACAACAAACCGCTATACTCATGCTATGATGTGGAAAGGAGGAAGGGATTGGAATTGGGGTTTAGAGTTTCCAGATAGGAGTCAGTGGGCACTTTTTAGGGAGATGCATGAAGAGTGTTACAATCGGAATATCCGCTCTGCTTCAGTAAAAAACATTCCTATTCCTGGTGTCCGCTTAATTGAAGAAAGTGATGATAATTTAACTGAAATATCATTTCTTCGCAGCTCTGCAAAGTATTTCCGGCAAATAGAAACAGATGTTGAAATGGCTTTGGACCCATCTCGGGTCTTGTATGATATGGATAGTGATGATGAGCAGTGGATTTTGCAGTTTCAAAATTCTTCAGAAGTTCACAATTGTGGCTCAACAGAGATCGAAGATGAGATGTTTGAGAAAACAATGGACATGTTTGAAAAGGCTGCATTTGATCAACATGAGTTCACATCTGAAGAAATAGAAGAGCTCGTGGATGGTGCTGGAGTTGGGCCCATGGACGTGATCTTATCCATTTATGAGCATTGGCAACAGAAAAGGCTCAGGAAGGGAATGCCTTTAATCCGACATCTTCAG CCACCGTCATGGGAAAGGTATCAACAACAAGTGAAAGAGTGGGAGCAAGCTATGATCAAAACCAATACCACGCTCCCTAATGGATGCCATGGGAAACCTTCATCAGTTGAAAAGCCACCAATGTTTGCTTTTTGTCTGAAACCACGGGGACTAGAAGTTCCCAACAAGGGATCTAAACAACGGTCACAGAGGAAATTTTCAGTTTCTGGACATAATGGTGTCATGTTAGGAGATCACGATG gAAGGAGATCAAATGGATTTGCTTTCGGTGATGAAAGGGTGGTATATCCAGGCCATAACTATGACTCTTTAGAAGACTCCCCCTTGTCTCAGACGTTGCCTGGGGTATTTTCACCAAGGGATGCAGCTAACATGTTGATGAGCAATGATGGGTTTGGGAGAAATCGTCTCCGCAGAATTCATAGGAGCAAGTCAAAGAAATATGGGAGAATGGTATCTTCTGTTGGCCCCCAGATGGTGTCTTCATACAGTCCTAGAGTTGTACGAAACAGAAATGAAGTTCATCGATGGAATGCAGGTCTCCCTGATTGGTCAAGCCAGCGGTATTATCAACCAGAAGTGTCTCCGAGGCATGGCATGGGACTGCTGGACGATTCTGATCTCGATGAGTTCAGATTGCGTGATGCATCTGGTGCCGCCCAGCATGCACATAAAATGGCAAGGCTCAAGAGAGATAAAGCTCAGAGATTGTTTTACAGAGCAGATCAAGCAATCCACAGGGCCGTGGTTTCTCTCGTGACCGCGGAAGCGATCAAAACTTCTTCCGAGGACTCCAGCGATGATGAAGAGTAG
- the LOC137738591 gene encoding uncharacterized protein isoform X1 has protein sequence MENRVENSHGTEIPEKSRSLDLKTLYKSRSRKGVENKSLKRKVSAEDGDENGGKTKKSKKEASLSSLKNVNTSSKKSLDKVFRSGLSSGSHDPEALKSGSSERLDSSSGLNGVSSLSLNNKVIQIPRRKRGFVGRKKFDGGHAHKLPDESAGKVGVIDQTNQTATLNGDDLGAQAESLKVKRKKGLHEFKENINSELNSAPHAKKEDVPTSHSAVSNGDSSLKKSRRNRRKRKDLAPHSKSSEKEAEPLVDGSTEEGHDLQEDDEENLEQNAARMLSSRFDPSCTGFSSNNKASVNGLSFLLSSEQDFGSHRSKSISGSESNSVDNSGRVLRPRKQHNEKGHSRKRRHFYEVFFGNLDAYWVLNQRIKVFWPLDHSWYYGLVNDYDKEKKLHHVKYDDRDEEWIDLQNERFKLLLLPSEVPGKTEQKKSKVRNRSPDERKGDMKCRKEKKKRNLTSEDGSRIGSYMDTEPIISWLARSTGRVKSSSCAVKKQKTSGLSLKSVPPLSDEGATLHESLGDGSFRRDKNKKFGRSCDDVRQEKSTSQGSTSLKDSKMPIVYFRRRLRKNESELSHTSEDDQASAGKPGSLYDFLGSLDANGPLWSIDDAGLLKLTPPRIEPGRVTFELGLPVHSITNDSFGVEFRLFRAAMLCRYGAVVISWPKVYLEMLFVDNVVGLRFLLFEGCLKQAVAFVFLVLSLFHQPNDQGKSIDFRLPATSIRFKFSCVQHLGKQLVFAFYNFLEVKNSKWKYLDSQLMSHCLLTKKLPLSECTYDSIKALQNGRNQSPFMSLCVHSSFVKGTQRRSRQSINFMGGSRESTSVNISHPTSRNDELCRKLPPLALSFAAAPTFFISLHLKLLMENCVANICFGDRDSVEHVENSGSMLAVDWSIVEDFISGGSKITPQKNLKAPPSNATSNGSCAKPDAENAISVCHGARTNSSQHFQNGGLDVSVSSGGTGVLEKTGTDEVVQSKALQSHHPESDQCSLSPRPLVGRDKSDTDSQSFPNGLTVEIPSFDRYEKPVDKEVQGAQQPTEFSWNMNGSIIPSPNPTAPRSTGHRNRINSSLGHLSHNWSDGTDLFHNGFGSGPKKPRTQVSYTLPYGGFDFSSKQRNLQKGLPHKRIRRANNEKRSSDASRGSQRNLELLSCEANVLVNGSDRGWRECGAHVVLELFDHNEWKLAVKISGTTKYSYKAHQFLQPGTTNRYTHAMMWKGGRDWNWGLEFPDRSQWALFREMHEECYNRNIRSASVKNIPIPGVRLIEESDDNLTEISFLRSSAKYFRQIETDVEMALDPSRVLYDMDSDDEQWILQFQNSSEVHNCGSTEIEDEMFEKTMDMFEKAAFDQHEFTSEEIEELVDGAGVGPMDVILSIYEHWQQKRLRKGMPLIRHLQPPSWERYQQQVKEWEQAMIKTNTTLPNGCHGKPSSVEKPPMFAFCLKPRGLEVPNKGSKQRSQRKFSVSGHNGVMLGDHDGIHAFGRRSNGFAFGDERVVYPGHNYDSLEDSPLSQTLPGVFSPRDAANMLMSNDGFGRNRLRRIHRSKSKKYGRMVSSVGPQMVSSYSPRVVRNRNEVHRWNAGLPDWSSQRYYQPEVSPRHGMGLLDDSDLDEFRLRDASGAAQHAHKMARLKRDKAQRLFYRADQAIHRAVVSLVTAEAIKTSSEDSSDDEE, from the exons ATGGAAAATAGAGTAGAGAACTCACATGGCACTGAAATTCCTGAAAAATCGAGATCTCTGGATCTTAAAACTTTGTATAAATCAAGAAGTAGGAAAGGTGTCGAAAACAAGAGCTTGAAGAGAAAAGTTAGTGCCGAGGATGGCGATGAGAACGGGGGCAAGACGAAGAAGAGTAAGAAAGAGGCTTCTCTTAgtagtttgaagaatgttaataCCAGTAGCAAGAAGAGTTTAGATAAAGTGTTTCGTAGCGGGTTGAGTTCTGGTTCACATGATCCGGAGGCATTGAAATCTGGGTCGAGCGAGAGATTGGATAGCAGTAGTGGGTTGAATGGTGTTTCGTCACTTAGTTTGAATAATAAGGTCATTCAAATCCCGAGGCGTAAACGGGGTTTTGTagggaggaagaaatttgatggTGGTCACGCTCACAAGCTGCCAGATGAGTCTGCTGGTAAAGTGGGTGTCATTGATCAGACAAATCAGACAGCTACGTTAAATGGTGATGATTTAGGTGCTCAAGCAGAGTCCTTGAAGGTTAAGCGAAAAAAGGGTCTTCATGAATTTAAAGAAAACATAAATAGTGAGTTGAATTCAGCACCACATGCTAAGAAAGAAGACGTTCCTACAAGTCATTCGGCTGTAAGCAATGGGGATTCATCTTTGAAGAAGTCTCGGAGGAATCGTAGGAAGAGGAAGGATTTGGCACCTCACAGTAAAAGTTCTGAAAAGGAAGCTGAGCCTTTGGTTGATGGTTCTACGGAAGAAGGCCACGATTTACAAGAAGATGATGAGGAGAATCTTGAACAGAATGCTGCAAGGATGCTTTCATCAAGGTTTGATCCTAGCTGCACTGGGTTTTCTTCAAACAACAAGGCTTCTGTAAATGGGTTGTCTTTTTTGTTATCTTCTGAACAGGATTTTGGTAGTCATAGGTCAAAGTCTATTTCTGGGTCAGAATCTAATTCGGTTGATAATTCTGGTAGAGTATTGAGGCCGAGGAAACAGCACAATGAAAAGGGACATTCAAGGAAGAGGCGCCATTTCTATGAAGTtttctttgggaacttggaTGCTTACTGGGTGTTGAACCAGAGAATCAAAGTCTTCTGGCCTCTAGACCACAGTTGGTACTATGGTCTTGTGAATGACTATGACAAGGAAAAAAAACTTCATCATGTGAAGTACGATGATCGGGATGAAGAATGGATTGACCTTCAAAATGAGAGGTTCAAGCTCTTGTTACTCCCTAGTGAAGTTCCCGGTAAGACAGAGCAGAAAAAATCAAAGGTGAGGAATAGAAGTCCTGATGAGAGAAAAGGAGACATGAAatgcagaaaagaaaagaaaaagagaaacttGACTTCAGAGGACGGTAGCCGCATAGGCAGCTATATGGACACTGAACCCATTATTTCATGGTTGGCGCGATCTACGGGTCGGGTCAAGTCATCCTCCTGTGCTGTGAAGAAGCAAAAAACATCTGGTCTGTCTTTAAAGTCTGTGCCGCCATTGTCAGATGAAGGTGCCACTTTGCATGAATCTTTGGGTGACGGCTCCTTTAGAagggataaaaataaaaaatttggcaGATCATGTGATGATGTGAGGCAAGAAAAGTCTACCTCTCAGGGCAGCACTAGCCTCAAAGATAGCAAAATGCCTATTGTTTACTTTCGAAGGCGGCTTCGGAAGAATGAGTCTGAATTGTCTCATACATCCGAGGATGACCAGGCCTCTGCGGGTAAGCCTGGGTCACTGTATGATTTCTTGGGAAGCTTGGATGCCAATGGACCATTGTGGTCTATTGATGATGCAGGACTGCTGAAATTAACTCCTCCACGGATAGAACCAGGAAGAGTTACTTTTGAGTTAGGCCTTCCAGTGCATTCAATTACTAATGATTCTTTTGGAGTAGAGTTTCGGTTGTTTCGTGCTGCAATGCTGTGTAGGTATGGTGCAGTGGTGATTTCATGGCCAAAGGTTTACTTGGAGATGCTTTTTGTTGACAATGTAGTTGGACTGAGATTTCTGTTGTTTGAAGGTTGCTTGAAGCAGGCTGTggcctttgtttttcttgtccTGTCATTGTTTCATCAACCCAATGACCAGGGGAAGTCTATTGATTTCCGGTTACCAGCAACTTCAATCAGGTTCAAATTCTCCTGTGTTCAGCATCTTGGGAAGCAACTTGTGTTTGCATTCTACAACTTTTTGGaagtaaaaaattcaaagtggAAGTACCTAGACTCGCAACTTATGAGCCATTGTTTGCTTACCAAGAAACTGCCCCTGTCTGAATGCACTTATGATAGTATTAAAGCACTTCAAAATGGAAGAAATCAATCACCTTTTATGTCTCTTTGTGTGCATTCCTCCTTTGTCAAG GGTACACAGAGGAGGTCCAGGCAGAGTATTAACTTCATGGGTGGTTCCAGGGAATCTACATCTGTAAATATTAGTCATCCTACTTCTCGTAATGATGAGCTATGCCGAAAACTTCCTCCACTTGCCCTCTCCTTTGCTGCAGCACCTACGTTCTTCATTAGTTTGCATCTTAAACTGCTCATGGAAAATTGTGTTGCTAATATCTGCTTTGGCGACCGTGATTCAGTGGAGCATGTTGAAAACTCTGGCAGTATGTTGGCAGTTGACTGGTCTATCGTCGAGGACTTTATTAGCGGAGGTTCGAAAATTACTCCTCAGAAAAATTTGAAGGCTCCACCAAGTAATGCTACTTCTAATGGGTCCTGTGCCAAACCAGATGCTGAAAATGCTATTTCTGTATGCCATGGAGCTCGGACAAATTCATCTCAGCATTTCCAAAATGGTGGTCTTGATGTTTCTGTATCCTCTGGTGGAACTGGTGTCCTTGAAAAGACTGGAACAGATGAAGTTGTACAGTCGAAGGCATTGCAAAGCCATCATCCAGAGTCAGATCAATGTTCTTTATCCCCAAGGCCTTTGGTTGGTAGAGACAAGTCCGACACTGATTCCCAATCTTTTCCGAATGGTCTCACTGTTGAAATTCCATCATTTGACCGATATGAGAAGCCTGTGGATAAGGAGGTGCAAGGTGCTCAACAGCCTACAGAATTTTCTTGGAATATGAATGGTAGCATTATCCCCAGCCCTAACCCCACTGCTCCCAGAAGTACAGGGCACCGAAATAGAATTAATTCATCACTTGGACACCTCTCACATAATTGGTCTGATGGAACTGATCTTTTCCATAATGGTTTTGGCAGTGGACCAAAGAAGCCGCGAACTCAGGTGTCCTACACTTTGCCTTATGGAGGTTTTGATTTTAGTTCGAAGCAAAGAAACCTTCAGAAGGGTCTTCCTCATAAACGAATCAGGAGGGCTAATAATGAGAAGAGGTCATCAGATGCTTCCAGAGGTTCCCAAAGAAACTTGGAGCTCTTATCATGCGAGGCAAATGTGTTAGTCAATGGCAGTGACAGAGGGTGGAGGGAATGTGGGGCCCATGTTGTATTAGAGCTTTTTGATCATAATGAGTGGAAGCTTGCTGTAAAAATTTCAGGGACTACAAAGTACTCATACAAAGCACATCAATTTTTGCAGCCTGGGACAACAAACCGCTATACTCATGCTATGATGTGGAAAGGAGGAAGGGATTGGAATTGGGGTTTAGAGTTTCCAGATAGGAGTCAGTGGGCACTTTTTAGGGAGATGCATGAAGAGTGTTACAATCGGAATATCCGCTCTGCTTCAGTAAAAAACATTCCTATTCCTGGTGTCCGCTTAATTGAAGAAAGTGATGATAATTTAACTGAAATATCATTTCTTCGCAGCTCTGCAAAGTATTTCCGGCAAATAGAAACAGATGTTGAAATGGCTTTGGACCCATCTCGGGTCTTGTATGATATGGATAGTGATGATGAGCAGTGGATTTTGCAGTTTCAAAATTCTTCAGAAGTTCACAATTGTGGCTCAACAGAGATCGAAGATGAGATGTTTGAGAAAACAATGGACATGTTTGAAAAGGCTGCATTTGATCAACATGAGTTCACATCTGAAGAAATAGAAGAGCTCGTGGATGGTGCTGGAGTTGGGCCCATGGACGTGATCTTATCCATTTATGAGCATTGGCAACAGAAAAGGCTCAGGAAGGGAATGCCTTTAATCCGACATCTTCAG CCACCGTCATGGGAAAGGTATCAACAACAAGTGAAAGAGTGGGAGCAAGCTATGATCAAAACCAATACCACGCTCCCTAATGGATGCCATGGGAAACCTTCATCAGTTGAAAAGCCACCAATGTTTGCTTTTTGTCTGAAACCACGGGGACTAGAAGTTCCCAACAAGGGATCTAAACAACGGTCACAGAGGAAATTTTCAGTTTCTGGACATAATGGTGTCATGTTAGGAGATCACGATGGTATCCATGCTTTTG gAAGGAGATCAAATGGATTTGCTTTCGGTGATGAAAGGGTGGTATATCCAGGCCATAACTATGACTCTTTAGAAGACTCCCCCTTGTCTCAGACGTTGCCTGGGGTATTTTCACCAAGGGATGCAGCTAACATGTTGATGAGCAATGATGGGTTTGGGAGAAATCGTCTCCGCAGAATTCATAGGAGCAAGTCAAAGAAATATGGGAGAATGGTATCTTCTGTTGGCCCCCAGATGGTGTCTTCATACAGTCCTAGAGTTGTACGAAACAGAAATGAAGTTCATCGATGGAATGCAGGTCTCCCTGATTGGTCAAGCCAGCGGTATTATCAACCAGAAGTGTCTCCGAGGCATGGCATGGGACTGCTGGACGATTCTGATCTCGATGAGTTCAGATTGCGTGATGCATCTGGTGCCGCCCAGCATGCACATAAAATGGCAAGGCTCAAGAGAGATAAAGCTCAGAGATTGTTTTACAGAGCAGATCAAGCAATCCACAGGGCCGTGGTTTCTCTCGTGACCGCGGAAGCGATCAAAACTTCTTCCGAGGACTCCAGCGATGATGAAGAGTAG
- the LOC137745359 gene encoding syntaxin-32-like, whose amino-acid sequence MHAKAAQSSFRDRTYEFQSVAERLKKSFSSGPGQNGPSSGLKSKSEEQRSAVVIQSEFNKRASKIGYGIHQTSQKLGKLTKLAKRTSVFDDPTREIQELTAVIKQDITALNSAVVDLQHLSNSRNQSGNISSDTSSHSTTVVDDLKNRLMSATKEFKEVLTMRTENLKVHENRRQLFSVTATKDAANPFVRQRPLAARSAASSSSASPPPWAGSPSSSQAFPKKQMDGESQPLLLQQQQQQQQELVPVQDSYMQSRAEALQNVESTIHELSNIFNQLATLVSQQGEVAIRIDENMEDTLANVEGAQGALLKYLNSISSNRWLMIKIFFILIFFLMVFLFFVA is encoded by the exons ATGCATGCGAAAGCGGCACAATCGTCGTTTCGGGATCGGACGTACGAGTTTCAGAGTGTAGCGGAGAGGCTAAAGAAGTCGTTCTCATCAGGGCCGGGGCAGAATGGGCCGAGTAGTGGATTGAAATCGAAATCCGAGGAGCAGCGTTCTGCGGTTGTGATTCAGTCGGAGTTCAATAAGAGGGCCTCCAAAATCGGGTATGGGATACATCAGACGTCGCAGAAGCTTGGAAAGCTGACAAAGT TGGCAAAGAGGACTTCCGTGTTTGATGACCCTACAAGGGAAATTCAGGAGCTGACAGCAGTTATCAAGCAAGATATTACTGCCCTTAATTCTGCAGTGGTGGACCTTCAGCATCTATCTAACTCCAGAAATCAAAGCGGGAATATTTCTAGTGACACAAGTAGTCATTCAACCACAGTTGTTGATGACCTGAAAAATCGGCTGATGAGCGCTACAAAAGAGTTTAAAGAAGTGCTCACCATGCGAACTGAA AATTTGAAGGTTCATGAGAATAGAAGACAATTGTTTTCTGTGACTGCAACTAAGGATGCTGCAAATCCCTTTGTTCGTCAACGTCCACTGGCTGCCAGGTCAGCTGCTAGTTCTTCAAgtgcttctcctcctccatggGCTGGATCACCCTCTTCATCACAGGCGTTCCCCAA GAAGCAGATGGATGGGGAGAGTCAGCCATTGCTCCtgcagcagcaacaacagcagcaaCAGGAGCTGGTTCCAGTGCAAGATAGTTACATGCAAAGCAGGGCTGAAGCTTTGCAAAATGTTGAGTCCACTATTCATGAGTTGAGCAATATTTTCAACCAGCTTGCGACCTTGGTTTCCCAGCAAGGGGAGGTTGCCATCAG AATTGATGAGAACATGGAAGACACATTAGCGAACGTAGAGGGCGCACAAGGGGCATTGCTCAAGTATCTGAATAGCATATCATCAAACAGGTGGCTGATGATCAAGATATTCTTTATACTAATATTTTTCCTCATGGTTTTCCTATTTTTTGTGGCATAG